TACACTAGACAGGacaaggaagaaaagaaggaacaATACAAGCCATAGACCAGCTGTCATGTGATTCACTTTCACTATTAACATTGGTGATGTCAAGgctggacaacaacaaatgAGTTTCTTTCTCCTGCCCAAACCCcctttattttctttttgtcgtGATCAAACTCCCCTTTTAGTCTTGTCCATTCTGTGACTAGTTTTGTTTCTCTGCCTAAACCGAGTTGACCAGAGGAGTTGTCTCCCCGTCCCCAGATTTCGTCGTCGGTGGTTAGGACTAGGACGTGTGACTGGCCGACTGCTACGTCTTTGATATCCTTTTCGCTGTCGTCGCCTATTACGACGGGTTCGGGAGAGTCGGGGATGTCAGGGTACCAGGTTGAGCAGCGGCTTGGGTGGCCCCAGAGGTAGAGGTCGTGGCCGGCTGTTAGGGCTGCTACCAAGCAGcctgagggagaggaggagagtttCGTTACTGGGCctgtggggagggaggagaggtcggggatgggatgggggtgatgggggggttgggagggggaacaagggcgggagaggaggggggggtagCGGGGGTCGCCCCAGGAGAGGACGTGGGATTCTGGGGGGGGAGAAAGGGCGAGAAAACCGGTTGCGTAGGGGGTTATTTGGGAAAGTTGAAGGGTGGGGTAGgagatgggttgggaggagggggagaggagggtggtgagggaggggtattggagggggtgggggtttgttgggtgGTTGGGTACTGGTGTTTGTTAGAACTGgagtggaggggaaggggaaggggatagTACGGACCTACTACTATGTCGTTGGAGGCTTCGACGaagtggtggtagtggtcTGGGTGCGAGGTTGAGAGTTGTTGGTGGAGTTTTGGGACCAGGCCGGCTGTGTAGGTtggtgagaagggggtggtggttgtgtagACTGGAGTGGTTAGTTAGGTGTGGGTGTTCAAGGGGCTGGATTGGGGAGGCTTACCTAGGGTATATGATGGAAATGGACGGATATAGTCTATTTCCTTGTCCTCGAGAAGGCAAGTGAAAGTGAAGATGTCGTCTGGTTGTTGGtcttttttggtggtgtCAAAGTCTAATTGGCTCCAGGCGTTGAGGCCTGCTGCATAGAGTGACATGGTAATTATGATGTTTGGCACTTTTATGTATGATAACTGCTGGCCTGTATAAAAAACCATTCAACGGCAAGAAACAACCTGGAATGCTTGCCTTGTGCAAGGTAACTTACTTGTACCTGCCCATCCAGTTAGTGTAAGCAGACCAATGAGGAAGGCGCGCATCCACTAAACCTCGTGATCCCCACCTCATGCAGACGGCTTGCCAAGCAGCTGCAGCCTCACTCCAGCATTGCCGGCAGTAGGCCTCGTCGACACTCGTTTTTGCATGATTTcaagtatatatataaaaggaTCCCAATTTGATTTCCCGACGCGGGATGGACCTCCTGTTCTGACGACACTCTGGTCTCGACATCACTGCTCCATCTGCCCTGTCCAGCCAACTGACCATGCTCGGCGAGGTCACAACTGGCCGGTCATCATTCACTCGAGATATATGAATGGGCAAGATCCAAGCGGTATGTTCTCACCAGTGCATTGCTCTGTGGGCCTCCACACATCAGTACTACCACCCTTTGACCTTAGTGAGGCCTGCGGTGGCTTACCCACACTCCAGTTTGCTTCGTCCCAACCTGTTCCGCCGCTGCTTTGGAAGATGGGGACGAAAAGGCCATAGAAATTTCTTCTTTGCTTTAAAAGGCTATCAGAGTTTTTTACTTCCGCCACTTTGCTCGGAAGACCATTCACGCCACAAATCCTTTCTCTGTTTACGCTCAACGCCGGCTATGGAGTCAAAGGATACTAGGAACACGATGGCAGATGAGCCCAAGGCATCCTCctctgatgaagatggacttcagggggtggaagaggccATGCAGACGGAGGCATTGGCAGAGAATGTCTACCAAGTGTCCTCGGACACTGAAGACACAAGTGGAACTGAGACGCCCCCTAAAGTCAAAACCTCTCCTGAGGTGATCATGACCGCGAGAGCATACCAAGTCGAAATGTTTCAGGAGAGTCTACAGCGGAACATCATCGTTGCAGTAAGATACCTCAGAATGTGATGGTTATGGGTGAAACTGACGCGGATATACCTACAGATGGACACAGGAAGCGGAAAAACTCAAGTGTGAGTTGAGCTTCGTGATTCAGTTTGCGGAAATTGCTGACTTTTTACGTAGGGCGATACTTCGAATTCAGGAAGAGCTCGGAAGGAGCCCCAAGGTAGGTTGTTCACGAAGCCGATAATGTGGTCGAATAAAACTGACGAGATATTTAGCTTATCTGGTTCCTTGCTCCTACCGTTCAGCTTGCCGCCCAACAGTTTGAGGTCATCGAAAAACAGATACCAGGAGTTCAGTCAAGGTTCATCTGCGGCGCGGACAATGTTCAGGCCTGGAAGTACAAGACCGGTGTTTGGCAGGCGGTTCTCACCAATGTCCGGATCGTTGTGTCTACGTACCAGATCTTGTTTGATGCTGCCGTAGCACACGCTTTTGTGCCCTTGGAATCTATTAGTCTTCTCGTCATCGATGAAGGTGAGTTTTCCTTGTCCATTTCGTTAATCATGGTTCAAGACTGATAAGGTGCAGCCCATAACTGTGTCGGCATGAATCCTGTGGCTAGACTCATGAGAGAGTCATACGCCAAGCTGAAGCAGGAGGGGAAACCCGTCCCTCACATTCTGGGTCTCACGGCTAGCCCTTTGATGAGGTCCAATCTCGCTGGTATAGAAACACTCGAGCAGACCCTTGATGCAATCTGCAGGACGCCCTGTAGGCACCGCGACGAGCTTATGGCTCAGGTGAACCGTCCAGAGATGAAAGCATTCATATACGGAGACCTTCCTGAACCTCAAATTGCCACCCCATCGTCTTCAAACATGACCAGGCTCATCGACACCTTACGACAGATGGATATTACGGCCGATCCTCACATCATACGACTCCGTGAGGAGAACACGGAGCGTAGTCGCGAGGCTCTGAAACGCGCCATCATGTCTCGCGATACTCAGTCACAGAAGCAGATGAAGGCGCTGTTTgcaagagcaagagagaTGAGGATGAACCTAGGACCGTGGGCGGCGGAATATTACATCAACAGAGTTGTCACTGAGTTTCTCAAAGTTGGCAGTCCACCCGCCCCATCGGTTCACAACCTTTGGGATGAGGAAAAGGCCTATCTGTCGGCTACACTTCAGGGTATTAAACCTGAAGCACCGCCGAGCCTTCCAGATAACCTCTCCCGCAAAGTTCAAGCCTTGCTACAAATTCTCGCCTCCCATAAAGGCAACCCCATGGGAATCGTTTTCGTCACGGAGAGGGCAACCGCTTCGGTCCTTTCGCATGTTCTCTCGGTACATCCCGTTCTCGAGTCTCGCTACTCCGTGGAGTCTATGGTTGGCACATCAAAACTTCCTGGGGGCAAGCACAGTTTTCTCGATCTCACCACGAAAGAGGACATTGAGTCTCTGCACCGGTTCAGAAAGGGCAAGGTCAACTTGCTGGTGGCTACAAGCGTTCTGGAGGAAGGCATCGATGTACCCGTGTGCAACTTGGTCATCTGCTTTGACAAGCCCAGCAACCTCAAGTCGTTCATCCAGAGACGAGGGAGGGCTCGTATGAACGAGTCGGAACTCTGGGTTCTTTTCAAAGATGATCAGGACCAGTCTCtggaggagtggaaggagcTCGAGCAGGAGATGAAGCGCAAATACGAAGACGAATTACGGGAAATAGCAGGGCTTGAGCAGATGGAACAATCCGAGGCGGATGATTATCCCAAGATGACAGACCCAACAACAGGGGCACAGATGACTATCCACGACGCAAAGCAACATCTCGATCATTTCTGCTCAACCTTGTCCACCAGGAAGTTTGTCAACTGGGCGCCGTTTTACATTATCCACGATCTGGAGGGAAACCCTATCGACGCTCGCAAACCCGGCCTTCGGGCCGCCACTGTGAACTTGCCCGTCTCACTGTCCCCGAGTTTGCGTCGTGCAGAAAGCCTGCGGACCTGGCCCTCGGAGGCTTTTGCTTGCAAAGACGCCGCTTTCCAGGCTTACAAGAAGCTCTACGAGGCGGGTTTGATCGACAAGAACATGCTGCCTGCCAGAACAACGCCTGGCTTGGTGGAAGTTGGAAAACCGGAGGGGATCACCACTGTTGAGGTGCAATATAATCCCTGGCTGGAGGTATCAAAGGCTTGGGAGAGCAGCACTAAGCTGTACAGTCGGCGTGTGACAATATCCAGCGAGGACGGCACACATTGGGCACAGCTGGACCTTTCGCTTCCAATCCCCGTTCCTTTGATAAGAGATCAAGTCATTCATTCGGAGCGCAAAATATCTTGGTCTATATCCATGGGGGCTGCTCATGAGAGAAAGTATGACAAGGACAATCGAGATCACACTTATGGTTTGCTCACGATGGCCTACGGACATCGGTTTCCGATAGAGAAGAAACAATATCCCATCCGTCTTTTCTCgccagaggaggagattgctATTGACCGCATGGCCGCATTGGAATTCAACCGCGACTCTCTCGCCAACTGTTCTCAGTCTTACCTCATCCGGGATGTTGACAGCGCCAACCACCCCTATTTCTTTAGGGAGTGGCTTCCAAAGAAGCCTCCCATGAACATGATCAAGTCCGTGTTTAAGGGGTTCGAGGAGGCCCCAGAGGATGTCCCTTATGTGTCTGTGCAGGCGTTCCCCAAGAGGGCAGGTCAATTCCGGAAGTTACCCAATGCTTTCATTCACCAGCTACCCAGCGGGAAGCCTTACCCGCGAGTGATTCTTGCGAGCCAGGTCAAAGTCGACAAGATCCCAACTGTATTTGCCCATGTGGGTCTGATGCTTCCCGCTCTTACGGCTGCAGTGGGTGACTATCTTGTTGCCAGAGACCTGCTGGATGGGTCGCTGCAAACGACCGGGATCACGGATCTGGATCTGGTGGTCACGGCCCTCACTGCAtcgggggcgaggaggtcaatCGACTATGAAAGAATTGAGTTTCTGGGAGATTCCATTCTCAAGTTTTGCACAACTATCAACTGCTCGGCACAGTGTAAGTTTACTTGCCCCTTTGATTTCTAGAACAGTGGCTGACCGCGGTTCAAGACCTCCACTTCCCAGAAGGCTTCCTCTCGGCGACTAAAGACAAGATCGTCTCCAACTACCGTCTCTGCAAAGCTGCCATAGATTTCGGACTCGCCCGCTATATCATCAACACTGCCTACACGACAGACAAGTGGCGGCCCGTGTTTGTGGAAGATTACCTCGAGCGCACCGACAACCCTTCTTCCGATGAACCGAAAACCCGGGAGATGTCGACCAAAACCCTCGCCGATGTGGTAGAAGCCTTGATCGGTGCCTCCCACATCAGCGGCGGTATCAATAAAGCCCTCGCTTGTATTTCTCTGTTTCTCCCCGAGGCCAAATGGCAGAGCATCGACCACGGCCGCCAGGTCCTCTACGACGAAGCCCCCGACGACGAGCCCCTCCCTCCTAACATGCACCTTCTGGAGAAACTGATCGGGTATACTTTCAAGAAAAAGTCCCTCCTCATTGAGGCAATGACCCATCCCTCTTTTAACGTGCAAGATACCCGCGCCTCCCTCGACAGGCTAGAATTTCTTGGCGACGCGATACTAGACTACCTCGTTGTCGaatccctcttctccctccgcGAACCACTGACCGGTCTCCCCCTCGAAAACTCCAAGCTCCACCTTTTACGCACCGCTCTTGTCAACGCCGACattttggggtttttggtgatggagtGGGCCATCGAAGAGGAAAGATACAACGCTGAAGTCATCCTCCCTGATCCCACTTCCAACCcatacctctccccctcacGACGAACTTCTAGTTCAAGCACTAACCCCCCAGAgatcaacctcatcagcaCCACGGCCAAATTCCCGCTGTGGTCATTCCTGCGGTACACCTCGCCCGAAATGGGCGAGCACATCCTCGCTACCCAATCCCGGCATTCTTTTCTCCGCGACGAAATCCGTCACGCCCTTGACCGCGGCGAAAAATACCCCTGGCCCGCGCTTACAAGACTCCAAGCACAAAAGTTTTATGGCGATGTTTTTGAGAGCTTGATGGGAGCTGTCTGGGTTGATAgtggggatttggaagagtgcagggggttgatggaacGAATTGGGATcatgggggtgatggagaggttggtgagggagggggtgcacTGTTTGCATccgaaggaggagttggggctTTTGGCGGCGGGAAGGGCGGTGGAGTATAGGGTTGAGGAGAACGAGGAAGGGCAGTGGGAGTGTGCTGTTGTTTGGGCggagacgggggaggaggtggttagggttgggggtgcgaggaagggggaggaggctaGGGTTAGGGGGGCTGATGCTGCGGTTggggtgttgaaggcggagaaggaggtaAGGGAacaggagaagaggagggtgatgttggagaaCTTGGGAAaggatgtggttgttgatgcgTGAGGGGATGATTCGGGCagcgaagggggggggggggttggtatCAGCTGGAATGTCTCTACATCTGTGTTTTTgatgtttcttttttgtttctctgcTTGGATACTGCCTatttcttgttttgttctgcgtgttttttctctcttggaTGACGATTGCCGCAAAATATCTGTTTCATAGCGCTGGCTTGGATAAAGCGCGAGATACCCATGAACCTCATTGTTTGATTACCCTGCCAGCGTGCGGTATATTTTAAACAAATATACCTTGCGCTGGCCGGGTTTTTGAGGGGTTAGCTGTATGGATAGTTGTGTTTTTACTGAGCAGCGCTAGACAGGTAGAGAGCTGATTTGGATATTGAGTgtgggtttggaggttggTTAGATTCAACATGTCCGGACATCTGGGATCACGAAGGAGGACTTGAATGAAATTGTCGTCTGGAGATATCTTTTGTTGAGTAGATTGCTTCAATTTTCCAATTTTCAGTAGGCTGATGGAACTGTTATTCGGGTTGCAGTCGAGCTGTTGGGTTAGAGTAGAGATTCAACATGACGTGTAAGTCGGCATAAAGCTCAAAAAGCTGGCCTTGGTACGGGATACCCATCGGATATCACGGCATTCTTCTTGACCACTTAGCCCATCCCGCAGCGAATGCAAGTCCAACTCCCAAGCTTAGATACTTGCGAGGCAATATTCTACAGTCTTGGATGACGTTTACCCTACCTCTCTCGGGAAGTCCCATCATCAAGACGTATGCACTATATCCGAACCGAACCGAACCATCATCCTATGATGTAGGTGAGCAACTAGCTTAGCTTCCCCGAAAGGTGAGAGAGGTGAGCGATGATGATACGGCCCGCGCATCCGCTCGGCGGCAGCGCCCGCCTCTTCAATCAAgctttgttggaggaggatcaaAAAAACTGGGAAGAAAGCCGATTGCGTTATCGCTCAGGCCGGGGCCATGTGTTGTCTTGTTGCTAGCTATCCTCTCCAGAACGATGCATTGGACTAGAAATCTTGGTGGTTAGGCGAGTGTATGGTCGGAAGGATCACGACCATAAAGTTGCTGAACCTTGTTTGTCAACAATATATTGGGCCGTCCTGACCAGTGGGAACCTCGCCGAGTTTCTACACCACCCGACCCTCTCATGCAAATGCGGGCGGGAtcttttggaggggtggtggagggggcaCAGTTTGGCAGGTGTCTCCGACTCCCTGCCGAACGAAGTACTCTGACGACACAAGCTGGAATTGGCAGACCTTGGAGCTATTGCGTGGGGGTACAGCCAGGCTGCGcggggctggggaggactATTCTTGTTTGGGGATGGTGCATCTATGGCAACACGAACTTCAGGTTTGAAAAGCGGTTGGTTACAAGagttgggaggtgggtgtgATTGATTGGTGTCGGGATGGTTTCGAGCCGCGATTGCGTGGACTTttctttggggggggaggaattGAGGACTATTTGCATTGATGGGAGAAGAGCGATAGATAGACATTGGTGATGAAGCTTGGCTAGAGATAGCTCACGATATATTTTTCTTGGTAGGTAAGCGTATCCCTGCAAATCCCGTTGGAGTTTGGTTTGACAGGGGGATCGAGATCTCGCCGGGGGGTTGCTGCAGCCGAACCATGGCAGACGACAAAACCAAAGCTCCACACGCGATATCGCGATATGGCAGGTCtgtatgtgtgtgtctgtgGAAGAAAACAGAATCAGGTAACccgtgttgttggtgtttgtgatAGCCCAGTTTGATGGGCCATGTTGCATCTGTCACACCTCCCAGTAGTCCTCATCATTACAGTCGTGTTGGTTTTATTATCTCTGACCCTTTCCCCGCcatgttttgtgtgtgtgttctctcatctcttccaccacaccacactcTCCAGTCACTCGTTTTGACGATAAGGCCAGGAATTCTCAGCTGAGGATAAGGACGGGACCGCTTCCGGGGAGCACCTGAAGGCAAACGGAGACCCGGCGGTGAACATACAACAGCTCTTGACGGATACGGGGCCACTCGCTTTTTATTCCTCTTATGATATCGATTCCGCCGGATTGGGTGACTTGGTAGGAAAGAAGGGAGCAACAACAGGAATACGAATTAACGGCCACCAACTCGACAAAAAATACGAGCACACTCGTTCTTTCCCTTGAAGGTCCATCCGACTTTGACCGTTTGATCAACCCACCACTCGCACCtgccctccctcccagcACTGCGGTTCTGTGGTCTGCACgggtgtgtggtgtgttcGCAACGGTCGCGCCTTCTCCCGTTCGTTTGCAGCTTTGAACCTCTGGTTCAAACCCGTTATCAGATCACCCCAAGCAACACCACaaaacacccaccaccaaaaataaattattttttGTTTCGAGTATTCTCTCTGCAGAAATATCTCAAAAACAGGAATTTGACCAGTATCTTGTCGACATTGATTATTGCGAAACTTGGCAACAAAAATCTTATCCACCTCTTGGCGATCTCCTGACAAGCACTGAAAAATGAAGCTTTCTTGGCCTGCCGCGATTGGGGCGCTGGCCGTTGCCACAACCGTTGAAGCCATTGGCCCTATTTCTTCTGTCGGGAACAAGCTTTTTACACCGGA
The window above is part of the Podospora bellae-mahoneyi strain CBS 112042 chromosome 3, whole genome shotgun sequence genome. Proteins encoded here:
- the DCL2 gene encoding Dicer-like protein 2 (COG:A; EggNog:ENOG503NX67), with protein sequence MGKIQACIALWASTHQYYHPLTLVRPAVAYPHSSLLRPNLFRRCFGRWGRKGHRNFFFALKGYQSFLLPPLCSEDHSRHKSFLCLRSTPAMESKDTRNTMADEPKASSSDEDGLQGVEEAMQTEALAENVYQVSSDTEDTSGTETPPKVKTSPEVIMTARAYQVEMFQESLQRNIIVAEAEKLKCELSFVIQFAEIADFLRRAILRIQEELGRSPKLIWFLAPTVQLAAQQFEVIEKQIPGVQSRFICGADNVQAWKYKTGVWQAVLTNVRIVVSTYQILFDAAVAHAFVPLESISLLVIDEAHNCVGMNPVARLMRESYAKLKQEGKPVPHILGLTASPLMRSNLAGIETLEQTLDAICRTPCRHRDELMAQVNRPEMKAFIYGDLPEPQIATPSSSNMTRLIDTLRQMDITADPHIIRLREENTERSREALKRAIMSRDTQSQKQMKALFARAREMRMNLGPWAAEYYINRVVTEFLKVGSPPAPSVHNLWDEEKAYLSATLQGIKPEAPPSLPDNLSRKVQALLQILASHKGNPMGIVFVTERATASVLSHVLSVHPVLESRYSVESMVGTSKLPGGKHSFLDLTTKEDIESLHRFRKGKVNLLVATSVLEEGIDVPVCNLVICFDKPSNLKSFIQRRGRARMNESELWVLFKDDQDQSLEEWKELEQEMKRKYEDELREIAGLEQMEQSEADDYPKMTDPTTGAQMTIHDAKQHLDHFCSTLSTRKFVNWAPFYIIHDLEGNPIDARKPGLRAATVNLPVSLSPSLRRAESLRTWPSEAFACKDAAFQAYKKLYEAGLIDKNMLPARTTPGLVEVGKPEGITTVEVQYNPWLEVSKAWESSTKLYSRRVTISSEDGTHWAQLDLSLPIPVPLIRDQVIHSERKISWSISMGAAHERKYDKDNRDHTYGLLTMAYGHRFPIEKKQYPIRLFSPEEEIAIDRMAALEFNRDSLANCSQSYLIRDVDSANHPYFFREWLPKKPPMNMIKSVFKGFEEAPEDVPYVSVQAFPKRAGQFRKLPNAFIHQLPSGKPYPRVILASQVKVDKIPTVFAHVGLMLPALTAAVGDYLVARDLLDGSLQTTGITDLDLVVTALTASGARRSIDYERIEFLGDSILKFCTTINCSAQYLHFPEGFLSATKDKIVSNYRLCKAAIDFGLARYIINTAYTTDKWRPVFVEDYLERTDNPSSDEPKTREMSTKTLADVVEALIGASHISGGINKALACISLFLPEAKWQSIDHGRQVLYDEAPDDEPLPPNMHLLEKLIGYTFKKKSLLIEAMTHPSFNVQDTRASLDRLEFLGDAILDYLVVESLFSLREPLTGLPLENSKLHLLRTALVNADILGFLVMEWAIEEERYNAEVILPDPTSNPYLSPSRRTSSSSTNPPEINLISTTAKFPLWSFLRYTSPEMGEHILATQSRHSFLRDEIRHALDRGEKYPWPALTRLQAQKFYGDVFESLMGAVWVDSGDLEECRGLMERIGIMGVMERLVREGVHCLHPKEELGLLAAGRAVEYRVEENEEGQWECAVVWAETGEEVVRVGGARKGEEARVRGADAAVGVLKAEKEVREQEKRRVMLENLGKDVVVDA
- a CDS encoding hypothetical protein (EggNog:ENOG503P7JR; COG:D; COG:Z) codes for the protein MVFYTGQQLSYIKVPNIIITMSLYAAGLNAWSQLDFDTTKKDQQPDDIFTFTCLLEDKEIDYIRPFPSYTLVYTTTTPFSPTYTAGLVPKLHQQLSTSHPDHYHHFVEASNDIVVVPNHPTNPHPLQYPSLTTLLSPSSQPISYPTLQLSQITPYATGFLALSPPPESHVLSWGDPRYPPLLSRPCSPSQPPHHPHPIPDLSSLPTGPVTKLSSSPSGCLVAALTAGHDLYLWGHPSRCSTWYPDIPDSPEPVVIGDDSEKDIKDVAVGQSHVLVLTTDDEIWGRGDNSSGQLGLGRETKLVTEWTRLKGEFDHDKKKIKGVWAGERNSFVVVQP